DNA from Thermococcus argininiproducens:
TTATTATGGGATTGGAATGATTTTAGAAGATACTAATGTTGACTTTTCGGGTGTTATGCCCTTATCTGGTGTCAGTATTTCAAAATTATATTTAGGGCTTTTTGTAGTCTCTTTATCAAGTTTGGTGTTCTCAATAATTTTTAAATCTAGGAGGGGCTAAGATGAGGGCATTAATAAAATGGGAGCTTAATGAGCCCGTAAAACTTATAATTCTGCTACTTGGTGTTTCACTGCTTTCTATTGAATTTAAAGATTTTTTGTTGTTATCCCCTAAACACGGAGTCTCTACAGCACCGGTCTTGAATTATGCATACCACGATTTTCTTTCAATGTTCAATAGGAATACTTACTTGATTTTATCTTTTATGTTACCTTTTTTAGCTACTTTATCCGTAAGACGGGAAAGAGACGAGAATCTAGCTTTAACAATATACTCTCTTGGTTATTCAAAAGAAGAAATTTTAATGGTAAAATTTTTCACAACCTACGTCCTTACATTTGTATTTGTAGTTTCCGCACATCTATTAGTTTTTGCTTTGCACTTCTCTTCAACTCCTTCAACGATCCTTGTAACCCTCAGAAGTTCTCTGTTTGAAGTTTTGGTATTTTATGCTCTTGTGATCTTTTACATGTTTTCAATCTCCTACCTCGTAGCAATACTTTCACCTAATTCCTATATTTCGATATTCAGTTCATTTTTACTTTTGTATATTCCCTTGTTCACTCATATAACTTCTCTTCTGCCAGAAACTTGGGTACGTCTGCTTAACGAAGGGAGAATTCTAACATTTGAATTTTTAAAGATAACACTTTTGGTTTCAGCTTTTCTTTTTGGTGTGTATATCATAGTTGGCGCTGGGAGGGATGTTAGGTGAGGGTTTTAAAATTCTTCTTACTTTCTATGCTTTTGGTAATTATAATATCATTAGTCCTGCAGACGAGGGTGAGTCAGGAAGATATTCAATATTCACTTCTCATTTTTGATAATAAAAGTGGTTATCAGAGTATCTACTCTCCCTCAGCGTCTTCGGTAAAAGTTTCTTTAATAGGGAGTGGGCATGCTACTGTTTCTATACGTGATGTAGAACTTAATCAGACAATATATTTTAGCAAGATCTCGGGTAGTTCAATGTTCTCGATCATTTTTCCCCATCCTGGATATTACGAGTTCTATATGGATATAGAAAATGGGGGGTATTCAGTTTCAATGAGTCCTGTTGAGGTCGGCTTTCCAACTAAAACTTGGAATGTTCATTTTTTATACGCTTCCCTAATTGCTTTTGTATTAGTCTTTTTAAATTGGGGGAAGAAAAATGATAGTTCACGCTAAGAATCTTCAAAAATGCTTTGGTTCGGTTACGGCTTTGGCAGGAGTATCGGTTAAGATTCCCAAAGGGTTAACTTTGATATTAGGCCCTAATGGAGGAGGAAAGTCAACCTTTATGAAACTTTCTTTAGGCCTGTATAAGCCCACTCAAGGTGAGATAAAACTTTTGGGAAAAGATCCATGGAAAAACGCAGATATTAGAAAGAACATAGGAGTTGCTTTTGATCCACCTGCGATTCCGAAACTTATAACAGGTAAAGAATGGTTATCATTTCTAGCTGAAACTAAAAACTTGAATGTTCAGAAGGAAGTTCTTAAAGTATCTAAACTCTTTGATATAGGAGGGTTTTTAAGACGTAGAATAGAGAGCTACTCCTCTGGAATGTTCAAACGTCTAAGTCTTGCTCAGGCTTTTTTAGGTGAGCCGGAGGTGATATTCCTCGATGAACCGTTTGCTAACATAGATTTTGAAAGTATTGCTAAGATAATTTCAATTATCGCTGAGAAAAAGATAACTGGAACTGATTTTGTTATCATATCCCATATCTGGGAACCTCTTATAAACATGGCAGATTATATTGTTGTATTAAGTGCCGGAAAAGTGTATTTAGAAGGCAGAGCAGACAAAATAGAGGAAGACATTGAAAATCTCTTTAGACTTCCAAATTCTCTTCTCCGATAAGCTATTGAAAAAATGTTTTACCTATGTTCTCGAACCATTTTCCATAAATGGTGCGGGGGACGGGATTTGAACCCGCGAACCCCTACGGGACGGGACCCTGAATCCCGCGCCTTTGGCCAGGCTCGGCAACCCCCGCGCGTTATTAAGTGAATCTGATAGAGCTTTTAAACCTTTCTCCTTTTCATGAATAGAAAGAGAAAAGTCATTCGAGCCAAATCTCTACTCTTTGGACGCCTTTGCCTATGCTAGAGCGTTTGAGCTTCCTTAGATGGCCGATTTCCTTAATGTCTCTTACATGAGTCCCGCCACAGGGGAGGATCTCAAAGTCTCTTATTTGGGTTAGTCTCTTCTCCCCTTCCCACCAAGTTTTTACTTCCCCACCTTCATCAACGTAGTGATTAAATAGTTCGATTATTTTTTCTTTGTACTGGTTGATGTTTTCTGGATATCTTACGTCATAACGGCCCTTTTCAGGGTTCATTCCACTACCATGTATTTGCCAGTTTTCTTTCCCAAGAACCTCATTGAAAACATGATCCAGAAGATGCAATGCTGTATGGATTCTCATTAGCTTGTACCTTCTTTCCCAATTAAGTTTGAGCTCTACTTTATCACCTACGTTAAATAGATTTGGCTCTTCGACTACATGCCATATGTTGCCTTCTTCATCTTTATACACATCTATGACTTTCACATCATTTATATTCCCTGTATCGTGGGGTTGTCCACCTCCGGTTGGATAAAAGATTGTCTGGTCTAAAAGAAGTGCATTGTCTTTTACCTTGAGAATCTTTGCAGTGGCTTCTTTCAGATAGGAATCTTCATAATAAAGTTTCTTTGTCACAAGCACCACCTATAACAAATAGAAAAAAGAGGTTAAAAATTTGCCTCTCTATTTTTTCTTCAAAATAAAGAGGGCAATCCCAATTAGAACCAATGCTCCAGCTATTCCTGCTATTTGTGTAGTTGTGAGGTTAATACCTCCGCTGTTTTCTGGCATAGTATAACGAATGTAAGCCCTTGTTACATTTCCGAGGAGGGCTTGAATATCCTCAAAAGGCGCCCCATACCTTACAAAGACATTTGCGGTAATTACTATTTTGTTTTTCTCTATGGTTGTTATGAGAGTGTATTTGTTTCCGTTTATCTCTTTACTCATGTTTTTGGGAACTTCCACGATAGTGGCTGTTGGGGGTAATATAAACTCTATTTTCAAGCTTTGGTTAATCTCATTTTGGGCTCTATAACCTAGTTGAGATGGATTCAAGAGGGTTGGATCAAAGGAGTATTCGTAGGTTCCATTTATCATTTTTGTGAAGTTTTTCAAGACATAATTGGCTTCTATTGTTAGAGGCCCTTCTTTTTCCATCCCTAAAATCGTTGCATTGGCATCTTCAACTTGAATTCCTTGCATAATCATACCTTGTAGGTAGTTCTGAAGTATCATATTTGTTACATTTTGTACTCCTAATAGGTTTATTTGTTGTTTCATGAGTTCTATCTGATCTTTTGGTTCAAGGTACGTCTCTCTAACTAAAAGATTTGTAGTGCCATCTTCCTTAATTTCTGCCCGTATGTACTGTTCTGTTTTCACTGGTTGGTAGGTTTCTTCCCCTTTGTATGGTGTTTTATAACGGATATAAAATGCATTGTAATTGGCGAAAAGTGCTCTAAATCCACTTGGAGAAAGATTCTCTTCCAGATATAAGTCAGAAGCAACGATTATTTTATTTCCTTCAACTTTTGAACGCACATAGAACTTGCTCTGGTTAAATTCTTGGGTATATGCTTGAGGATATTCAACGAGTTCTGCTCCTTCAGGTAGCTCTATTATGAACATGTTGTGGAGCTCTATTTTTTGTGGTAACCCTGTATCTGGAATTGGCATTGTAGCGTAGCCTCTTGTTGGATCAACTATTATCTCCCAGTAGTCATCATATGAATAATACTTAGCAAAATTCTCAGCATAGGCAGTAAAGACCACGGTGAAGTTGTCTTCTTTAATGCTCACCAATTCGAAGGTCTGGTTTTTTGTTCTAATTCCTGCATTGGCTAGACTTGCGATGTAATTGTCAAGTTGCTCTTTTTCAAATTTTGCTATTGCTTCTTCTTTGCTCATGTTTGTTTGATTAAGAATACTGGCTATCTCTTCATTTATTCTGTCTTGGGGTCCTAATATTGAAGTTATTACAGTGATTTGAGCATCTCCGTTTTGCAGCATTTTGATCTTAAGAGTGAACTCTTCTTTATAATAATCCACAGCCTCTGCATGAACGAAAGAGAGGCTCAGAAGCAGAATTATTAAAATACTCCCTAACTTTTTCATCTCTATCCCCCAAATATTCTTGTTCTAAGAATCAGATGGTAAGTGAGTATTTAACTCTATCTATTCCATAAAGAAAAAGGAAGAAAAAAGATCACCACTTACTTTCGTCGAGCTCCCCTTCAGTTTTTGCAACGATCGTGGTTCCAGCCAAATCACCAGTGACGTTTACCATTGTTCTTCCCATGTCCAATATAGCGTCAATTCCAAGGATCATTGCATACGCCAATGCCACCGCACTTCCAGGCTCCAGAGATAATCCAACACTTTCAAGGACCATTGCAAGCATTATTGCTCCAGCTCCGGGAACACCAGCAGTTCCAATTGAAGCCAAGACTGCTGTAAGAACTATTACTAACTGTTGGCTGAATGGGAGGGATTGTCCAATTGCGAAAGCTATGAACATTGCACATACACCTTGGTATAGGGCAGTTCCATCCATGTTAATCGTTGCACCTAGTGGAAGGGTAAATGAGTAAATGCTCCTTGGGACCCCCATATTTTCGTCAGCAACACGCATAGTCACTGGTAGGGTACCACTTGAGCTTCTTGTGACGAATGCTGTAATCATAGCGTCTTTGGCTTTATTGAGGAACTTAATTAGGTCCAGACCAAAGACCTTCAAGAGAATTCCATATACTAGCCCAATCTGAATTATAAGGCCTAAATAAACTGCTAACGTTACTTTGGCTAAAGGTCCAACAACTTTAGTTCCTTGGGTTCCCATAACGTAAGCTATTAAGGCAAATACACCTATTGGGGCATACTGCATAACTCCCCACACTATTTTATACATTGCCTCGGCAAGTCCATCGAAGGCATTAAAGAGGGTCGTGGCAGAGTTTCTTATTCTCTCATTTTCACTATTCATAAGGTAACTTAGGGCTATTCCTAAAACAATGGCAAAGAATATTGTGGGTAACACTTGGCCGTTTGACAATGCTGCAAATGGGTTCTTAGGTACGATATTCAGAAGAGTGTCTACTAGTGATGGTTTGGTTGCTTCAATAACTTTCCCTTCTCCAACTCCAAGTTCTAACCCTAGACCTGGTTTGAAAATATTGGCCATCAAAAGACCAAGGAACACTGCAAAAGCTGAAGTTACTAAGTAATAAACTACTATTTTTACACCAACTCTTCCAAGTCTTGCAGGGCTTATGCTAGCTGCACCAACAACTAGAGAAGCTAGGATTATCGGCATTACTAACATTTTTAAGAGCCTGATGAATAGGTCTCCAAGCGGCTTTATGGTCGCTGCTTTGTCCCCTATTATTAGTCCAACTATTGCACCAAGAATCAAACCTATCAAGATTTTTCTCAAAACGGGGTATTCAAGATAGCTCTTAAGGAGCCCCATTGGCTCCCACCTCCGGGCATTGGTGTTATATATGGGATATGGCGGGAGAAAATTGGTCATCAAGGTATATAAATATTTTCTAATTAGGGAAAGAATAGAGAATCACTTAAACCTTAATGACACATCTCCATAGAGAATTTTTTCCCTTTTTCCATCCTCAAGTTCAAGGATCAAAGCACCAAATTCGTCAATATCTAAGGCCTTTCCAGTTAAGGTTTTGTCTTCCGTTATTATTTTTACCTCTCTTCTTAAAATGGCCTTTTCTCTCCATTTTTGAAGTATGAGGGCATCTTTCTCTGCCAAAAATTCTCTATACCAGTGTTCTAGGCGTTCTACAAGAATCTTAAAAACTTCTATAATGGGTATTTCCACTCCCAATACCTCTCTTAACGAGGTGGAAGTACTCACAAGCTCTTGGGGTAAGGAATTGTTAACATTCATACCTATGCCTAGAATAATGTAGTAAACCTCCTTCTCGGAGAAGCTTCCTTCTACTAGGATTCCACATATTTTCTTTTCATTAACAAGTACATCATTAGGCCATTTTATTTTTCCTTCAATTCCAAGCTGTTCAAGGGTTTCAACCACTGCTAGGGCTCCAAGAAAAACGAGTTTTGTCATATGTTCTGGGGTTGTATTTGGCTTTAGAATAACACTCATCCAAAGTCCCCCTTGAGGGGATGCCCACGTTCTAAATTTTCTTCCATATCCTGTCTCTTGGACATCCGCCACTATTATTGTGCCTTCTTCCTCATGAGCAGCAATTCTCTTTGCGTATTCGTTAGTTGAGTCTATTTTCTTAAAGTAAACAATCTTTCTGCCGATCTTCTTTGTGTTAAGTCCCAACATGGTTTTCACCAGAAATCTTTGGGGTTAAAGGGTTATTTAAGTTAACGATAAGGTTTAAATTCTAAAAAGGTTTAAATTCTAAAAAGGCAATGTATCACTAGAGGTGATTAGCATGGAATCTTACAACAATATTGGCATAAAGAGGAGACTGAGGAGATTCTTTAGAAAAGATGGAAGGGCCTTGATTTTTGCGATGGATCATGGATTTGAACATGGTCCGACAGATTTTGAAGAAACTTGGGAGCACATTAATCCAAGGGTCATTATTAGAAAGGTCGTAAGGGCGGGGATCGATGGTGTTATGATGCTTCCAGGAATAGCTAGGATTGCTGGAGACGAGCTCATTGGGAAAGAGGTAGGTTTAATGGTGAAGCTTACTAGCAAGACCGAACTTAGACCAAAAGAGGAGTGGCTCATGCAAGACCAACTTGGTTTTGTAGAGGACGCAATTAAGCTTGGTGCTGATGCTGTGGCTGCAACAGTTTATTGGGGAAGTCCGTATGAAGGAGCTATGATGAGACAGTTTGCAGAGATAGCTAGTTATGCTCATGATTTAGGGTATCCTGTTGTTCAATTTGCATATCCAAGAGGTCCCTACATTAATGAAAAGTACGGAAAAAAGGAAGATTATCGAGTGGTAATGTATGGAGCAAGGGCTGCTGCAGAGATGGGAGCAGACATGATTAAAACTTACTGGACAGGTTCAAGAGAAACATTTGCTAAGGTTGTGGAAGCAGCTTCAGGAGTTCCAGTTCTTCTAAGCGGAGGCGCGAAGACAAGTAATCCACTTGATTTCTTAAACCTTGTGTGGGAAGTAATTGAAGCTGGGGGAAGTGGAGCTGTTGTAGGTAGAAATATTTTCCAAAGAAAGAACCCAGAAACTCTTATAAGGGCCCTTTTGAGGGTGATACATAGGAATGAAGGTCCTGAAGAGGCAGCTAAAGCTGAAGGCTTGGTTTGATACACATATTTCCTTTTTCTGGTTGCAATGTATAATCACGTTCATAATTTTTCTTTTTTGAGCTTTGATGGCCAATAAAATCTTAATTTGCTAAAGACAAGGATTATAAAGGCCAATTTTAAATGGGGCTTGAGGTGAGGAGGATGGTTAGGATAATAGATACTACTCTTAGAGACGCTCATCAGTCACTTATTGCAACAAGGCTCTCAACAACTGATATGCTCCCAATAGCCGAGAAAATGGATAAGATAGGGTTCTATTCAATGGAAGTCTGGGGAGGGGCAACTTTTGATGCTGCCCTACGCTTTTTGAGAGAAGATCCTTGGGAAAGATTAAGAGTCTTAAGAGAGTATGTAAGGAAAACAAAGCTCCAGATGTTGCTTAGAGGGCAGAATGTTGTAGGGTATAAGCACTATCCCGATGATGTTGTGGAAAAGTTTGTTGAGCTTGCACACAAAAATGGGATTGATATTTTTAGAGTCTTTGATGCTCTCAATGATGTTAGAAACATGAAAACTGCAATTAAAAAAGCCAAAGAAGTTGGAGCCGAAGTTCAGGGGGCAATAAGCTATACTACCGGAAAAGTTTTTACTCTGGAGTACTACATGAAGAAAGTTGATGAGTTAATAGAGTTGGATGTGGATTATATCACAATCAAAGACATGGCTGCTCTTTTAGATCCTCAAACAGCTTATGATCTTGTGAGGGAGATTAAAGAACGTTATGGGATAAAAGTTAATGTTCATACTCACGCAACCAGCGGCTTAGCTTCGGCTACCTATTTAAAAGCAGTGGAAGCTGGGGCTGATTTCATAGATACTGCTATTTATCCATTGGCAAATGGAACTGCTCAACCAGCAATTCAAAGTATCTATTACTCATTAAGAAATGGGGACAAACCCAAACTTGATATGAAGCTTATTTTCCAAATTTCTCGCTATTTAAGGAGAATTCTTGAGGAAAAGTATGAACATCTAATGAACAAAAGAGCACTTCATGGCGATCCAAATGTTTTGATTCATCAAATCCCAGGGGGAATGTATTCAAACTTAATTTCACAGCTCAGAGAAATGAAGGCCCTTGATAAGTTAGAAACGGTTCTTGAAGAAGTTCCAAAGGTTAGAGAAGAACTTGGCTATCCTCCTTTGGTAACTCCGACTTCTCAGATAGTAGGAACTCAGGCTGTTTTTAATGTTCTCTTTGGAAGGTATAAAATGATCACAGAAGAAACTAAAAACTATGTTAAGGGACTTTATGGCATACCGCCAGCTCAGATAAAAGAAGAAATTAAGCAGCTTATTCTTGGAGATGAGGAACCTATAGCCGTTAGACCTGCGGATCTGCTTGAACCTCTGCTTGAGAAAGCAAGAAGAGAACTTGAAGAAAAGGGTTATTTAGAAAAAGAGGAAGACATACTAACATATGCATTATTCCCACAAGTAGCGTTAGAATTCTTTGAATTAAGAAAACAAGGAAAGCTCAAACCCGTTGAGGAAAAACCCAAAGGCAGAATAATAAAGGTCTATGTGGCGGGTAGGGAATATGAAGTTGGAATAGAAGGAGTTAGTCTTGAAGCTTTAGTCATACCATCCTATACTCCCTCAGAAATTCCTATGCAAGCAGTACCGCAAGTGTCCATGGCACAAGTTTCTACTCCCGCAGCTCCAATTGAAGTGCCTAGTGTTTCTGCACCTTCTGTTAGTGGGGAAGGCGTAGTCACTGCTCCAATGCCTGGTAAGATTCTTCGGGTTCTTGTTAAAGAGGGCGATGAGGTTAAGATTGGTGAGGGGCTTCTTGTGTTAGAGGCAATGAAAATGGAAAATGAGATACCTTCACCCGTAAATGGTGTTGTTAAGAGAATCCTTGTTAAGGAGGGTGACACAGTCGATACAGGCCAACCACTAATAGAACTAGGGTGAGTTTTACTGTTTCTTTGCGTTAGGTCTTCTTCTTTGTTTTTGACTCAACCTGTGGATTAAATACTTTATTTTTACTTCTATATGGTACACTTCTCGAAATTTATTTGTGAAAACGCCCGGATTTCCGAAAGGCATATATATTTTACCATAGAATAAGTTTATGATGGATTTTCCTTTGGGGGTGTTTTAGATGAACTCTGCAGTGATTATATTGGCCGCTGCAATAATATATGTGGCTATGTATTTTACTTATGGAAAGAGTCTTCAAAACAAAGTAGTCAAAGCAGATGCAAACAGACCAACACCAGCCCACAAGCTTTATGATGGTGTAGATTACGTCCCTGCACATCCAGTTGTTCTCTATGGACACCATTTTGCTAGTATTGCAGGAGCTGGGCCAATAGTAGGTCCAGCAGTGGCAATGGCATGGGGATGGATACCCTCATTGCTTTGGGTATGGTTTGGTAACGTCTTTATTGGGGCAGTACATGACTATTTGGCATTAATGGCTTCAGTTAGATACGATGGAAAATCTGTACAGTGGATCGC
Protein-coding regions in this window:
- a CDS encoding ATP-binding cassette domain-containing protein produces the protein MIVHAKNLQKCFGSVTALAGVSVKIPKGLTLILGPNGGGKSTFMKLSLGLYKPTQGEIKLLGKDPWKNADIRKNIGVAFDPPAIPKLITGKEWLSFLAETKNLNVQKEVLKVSKLFDIGGFLRRRIESYSSGMFKRLSLAQAFLGEPEVIFLDEPFANIDFESIAKIISIIAEKKITGTDFVIISHIWEPLINMADYIVVLSAGKVYLEGRADKIEEDIENLFRLPNSLLR
- a CDS encoding alanyl-tRNA editing protein, with product MTKKLYYEDSYLKEATAKILKVKDNALLLDQTIFYPTGGGQPHDTGNINDVKVIDVYKDEEGNIWHVVEEPNLFNVGDKVELKLNWERRYKLMRIHTALHLLDHVFNEVLGKENWQIHGSGMNPEKGRYDVRYPENINQYKEKIIELFNHYVDEGGEVKTWWEGEKRLTQIRDFEILPCGGTHVRDIKEIGHLRKLKRSSIGKGVQRVEIWLE
- a CDS encoding exodeoxyribonuclease VII small subunit is translated as MKKLGSILIILLLSLSFVHAEAVDYYKEEFTLKIKMLQNGDAQITVITSILGPQDRINEEIASILNQTNMSKEEAIAKFEKEQLDNYIASLANAGIRTKNQTFELVSIKEDNFTVVFTAYAENFAKYYSYDDYWEIIVDPTRGYATMPIPDTGLPQKIELHNMFIIELPEGAELVEYPQAYTQEFNQSKFYVRSKVEGNKIIVASDLYLEENLSPSGFRALFANYNAFYIRYKTPYKGEETYQPVKTEQYIRAEIKEDGTTNLLVRETYLEPKDQIELMKQQINLLGVQNVTNMILQNYLQGMIMQGIQVEDANATILGMEKEGPLTIEANYVLKNFTKMINGTYEYSFDPTLLNPSQLGYRAQNEINQSLKIEFILPPTATIVEVPKNMSKEINGNKYTLITTIEKNKIVITANVFVRYGAPFEDIQALLGNVTRAYIRYTMPENSGGINLTTTQIAGIAGALVLIGIALFILKKK
- a CDS encoding dicarboxylate/amino acid:cation symporter encodes the protein MGLLKSYLEYPVLRKILIGLILGAIVGLIIGDKAATIKPLGDLFIRLLKMLVMPIILASLVVGAASISPARLGRVGVKIVVYYLVTSAFAVFLGLLMANIFKPGLGLELGVGEGKVIEATKPSLVDTLLNIVPKNPFAALSNGQVLPTIFFAIVLGIALSYLMNSENERIRNSATTLFNAFDGLAEAMYKIVWGVMQYAPIGVFALIAYVMGTQGTKVVGPLAKVTLAVYLGLIIQIGLVYGILLKVFGLDLIKFLNKAKDAMITAFVTRSSSGTLPVTMRVADENMGVPRSIYSFTLPLGATINMDGTALYQGVCAMFIAFAIGQSLPFSQQLVIVLTAVLASIGTAGVPGAGAIMLAMVLESVGLSLEPGSAVALAYAMILGIDAILDMGRTMVNVTGDLAGTTIVAKTEGELDESKW
- a CDS encoding biotin--[acetyl-CoA-carboxylase] ligase encodes the protein MLGLNTKKIGRKIVYFKKIDSTNEYAKRIAAHEEEGTIIVADVQETGYGRKFRTWASPQGGLWMSVILKPNTTPEHMTKLVFLGALAVVETLEQLGIEGKIKWPNDVLVNEKKICGILVEGSFSEKEVYYIILGIGMNVNNSLPQELVSTSTSLREVLGVEIPIIEVFKILVERLEHWYREFLAEKDALILQKWREKAILRREVKIITEDKTLTGKALDIDEFGALILELEDGKREKILYGDVSLRFK
- the fba gene encoding class I fructose-bisphosphate aldolase, which encodes MESYNNIGIKRRLRRFFRKDGRALIFAMDHGFEHGPTDFEETWEHINPRVIIRKVVRAGIDGVMMLPGIARIAGDELIGKEVGLMVKLTSKTELRPKEEWLMQDQLGFVEDAIKLGADAVAATVYWGSPYEGAMMRQFAEIASYAHDLGYPVVQFAYPRGPYINEKYGKKEDYRVVMYGARAAAEMGADMIKTYWTGSRETFAKVVEAASGVPVLLSGGAKTSNPLDFLNLVWEVIEAGGSGAVVGRNIFQRKNPETLIRALLRVIHRNEGPEEAAKAEGLV
- the oadA gene encoding sodium-extruding oxaloacetate decarboxylase subunit alpha — translated: MVRIIDTTLRDAHQSLIATRLSTTDMLPIAEKMDKIGFYSMEVWGGATFDAALRFLREDPWERLRVLREYVRKTKLQMLLRGQNVVGYKHYPDDVVEKFVELAHKNGIDIFRVFDALNDVRNMKTAIKKAKEVGAEVQGAISYTTGKVFTLEYYMKKVDELIELDVDYITIKDMAALLDPQTAYDLVREIKERYGIKVNVHTHATSGLASATYLKAVEAGADFIDTAIYPLANGTAQPAIQSIYYSLRNGDKPKLDMKLIFQISRYLRRILEEKYEHLMNKRALHGDPNVLIHQIPGGMYSNLISQLREMKALDKLETVLEEVPKVREELGYPPLVTPTSQIVGTQAVFNVLFGRYKMITEETKNYVKGLYGIPPAQIKEEIKQLILGDEEPIAVRPADLLEPLLEKARRELEEKGYLEKEEDILTYALFPQVALEFFELRKQGKLKPVEEKPKGRIIKVYVAGREYEVGIEGVSLEALVIPSYTPSEIPMQAVPQVSMAQVSTPAAPIEVPSVSAPSVSGEGVVTAPMPGKILRVLVKEGDEVKIGEGLLVLEAMKMENEIPSPVNGVVKRILVKEGDTVDTGQPLIELG